GGCTTACCGGCTTTTTGATAAAGTTGATGATGCAATGCGGTTTAAAGCGGAAAACTTTAAAATCGTAAATGGGCGTGCCATTCTGCCAGGACGGGTCCGGTTTTTATTTGATCCGCGCATCATTATTTTGGTGCGCGACAGCCAGGGGCGGGTTACCAGTTCTTTTCCCAGCGAGGTTGCCGAGCTGGAGCGTCTTGCTGCGTTGGCTTCACAGGTCGATGCGGGGAAAGTCCACATTAGCGAAGTTGACAGCCATGCTTACCGACTTATTAGCCTGCCATACCGGTATGAGGAAAATGTCCTGCAGACCGAGCGCGGGCCAATTGTCGTAAAAGACGTCATTGCCGTGAGTATCGTCGATTCCGAGGTCGCCTTACTCCGCAACCTTTTTATGATTATTGTCAGCGGACTGGTTATCGGGATGCTTATTATTATCATGGCAGGATATTACTTAGCCAGGCGGGCGATGGTTCCCATTCAGGCGGCCTGGGAGAAGCAGCAGCAGTTTGTGGCCGATGCTTCTCATGAATTGCGCACACCGCTAGCCGTAATAAAAAGCAATGCTGAACTTATGCTGAGACACCCTGACCATACCATCGAAGATGAAAGTATCCGGGTTACCAACATCGTCAGGGAAGTCAGGCGGATGACAAGGTTGGTTGCCGATTTGCTCACTTTAGCCAGGGCCGATGCTAATCAGTCTGAGCTGCAACTGGGTGCGGTCAGCTTAAGCGAGCTGGTCGATGCTGTTAGCGAACAGTTTAAACCGCTGGCCCAGTTGGAAGGACATACCCTGACCGTGGCGGTGTATGAACAACTAGAACTAGTGGGCGACCGGGAACGGCTATATCAGTTGCTGGTCATTTTATTGGACAATGCCGTAAAATACACGCCGCCTCCCGGGCATATCTTAATCACCGGGGTCAGGCAGGGCAGCCATATTCTGCTAACGGTCGAAGACTCCGGGCAGGGGATACCGCCGGAGGATTTGCCGCGTGTTTTCGACCGGTTTTATCGGGGCGATAAAGCCCGGTCACGGGAAAAAGGCGGAACCGGTTTAGGACTGGCGATTGCCAAGTGGATTGTCGAAAAGCATGGAGGCAAAATATGGGTGGAGAGCAAGGTCGGCGTAGGGACAAAGTTCAGTGTGCTTTTGCCGGTAAAATTTATTAAAAGAGTTTGAGCAAGGTTAATTTCGGCCATCGGTTTTGGTACCGGTGGCTTTTGTTTTAATAGGTGAGCCGTTTTCTAAAAAAAATCTAAAACTTATCCCGCATAATAAAGTCAATCCAAGCGACCAGGGCGGTTGGATTGGCCGTATGTAGACCAGTATTAGACAACCAGGGGTAAGCACCAATAAAACTTAGCCGAACTGAAAGAAGGAGGCTGCTAACGATAATGCGGCTAAAAAATAAGGCAGCTGTTATCACTGCCGGTCTAATTATTTTGCAACAGTCATTCTTGTTCGCCGCGCCGATCAAGCTGTCGCTGGCCGAAAGTATTGATTTGGCTTTAAAAAATAACCCGGCGCTCCAAATAGCGCAAGAAGACAAAGAGCGGTCGCTGTGGGGGGGTTAGTGAAGCCAAAGCAGGAAAGCTGCCGAGCATTTCACTTGGCAGTAGTTACAGTTTTCAGGACCGGGGCGCTGATGCACCTGGCCAAGACGCCTAAATAGCAGCTTAAGAATGAGCTGGCAACTTTACACCGGTGGTCGGACCAAAGCGCAGATTAAGCAGGCTGAGCTTGGCGTTACCACCGCATTGGCGCTCACTCAGGCCAAGACCAATCATGTTCAAGCCCTCTACGATTACAATGTTAATAAAGCCAGATTGGATAAAGCGATAGGCTTAGCAACAGAGTTGAGAAAATGACGGAGGTAAATATTATGCGAGAAGTGTGGCTGAAAACTAAGCAGCATAAAAAGTGGCTGCTCCTCGGGCTGGGCGGTCTGGCCGCAGTTATCGCCGGTTTATTCTTCGCGCAAGGCGCCGGCAAGATGTCGGCGGCTGCGCCGCAACAAGTTATCCAGGTGGAACGCGGCGACATTGTTGCTACCGTGGCGGCAACCGGCACAATCAAACCGGTAAATATGGTTGATATAAGTTCAAAGATAACGGCGCAAATCAAAGAGGTAAAAGTGAAGGAGAACGACCAAGTAAAGGCTGGCCAGGTTCTCGTCATATTAGAAGACAGCGGGCTGCAGGCCCAGGTAACTCAGGCCAAAGAGCGGCTTGATAATGCCGCGGTCAAATATGAGCGAATCGCCAGGCTGACCGCCATCGGCGGCGCATCAAAAGAACAGCTCGATACTGCCCGCATGGACTACAATATTGCCAAGGCAAGCTACGACGAAGTTATGTCAAAACTAAGCGAGGCCGTGATAGTTTCGCCCATTGACGGCACGGTGATCGGCAAACCGCTTTCCGCCGGAGAAATGGTGACCCAGGGTGTTAACAACCCGACCGTAATTTTGACGGTGGCCGATATGTCGAAAATGCAGATCGAAGCGCAGGTGGACCAAACCGATATTGGTAAAGTAGCGCTTGGCCAAAAAGTCACCTTTACCGTTGATGCTTATCCCGGTAAAGAGTTTACGGGTACGGTGGCTACCATTTCCAAAAAACCGGTCGTCCAGCAGAATGTCACCTACTATCCGGTGACTATCGACGTTAATAATGCGGAAAACTTGCTAAATCCCGGGATGGTTGCCAGGGTGTCCATCACGGTCAGCGAAAGGAAAGGCGTGGTGACATTGCCGCTTTCGGCGATACGGACAGATAAAACAGGTAAGTATGTTATCGTTATCGGTGATAACGGCCAGACCCAAAATGTGC
Above is a genomic segment from Thermosinus carboxydivorans Nor1 containing:
- a CDS encoding sensor histidine kinase codes for the protein MFQRTLRRLSIINSVVFLLIFLTFGAVLYGYVAYRLFDKVDDAMRFKAENFKIVNGRAILPGRVRFLFDPRIIILVRDSQGRVTSSFPSEVAELERLAALASQVDAGKVHISEVDSHAYRLISLPYRYEENVLQTERGPIVVKDVIAVSIVDSEVALLRNLFMIIVSGLVIGMLIIIMAGYYLARRAMVPIQAAWEKQQQFVADASHELRTPLAVIKSNAELMLRHPDHTIEDESIRVTNIVREVRRMTRLVADLLTLARADANQSELQLGAVSLSELVDAVSEQFKPLAQLEGHTLTVAVYEQLELVGDRERLYQLLVILLDNAVKYTPPPGHILITGVRQGSHILLTVEDSGQGIPPEDLPRVFDRFYRGDKARSREKGGTGLGLAIAKWIVEKHGGKIWVESKVGVGTKFSVLLPVKFIKRV
- a CDS encoding efflux RND transporter periplasmic adaptor subunit encodes the protein MREVWLKTKQHKKWLLLGLGGLAAVIAGLFFAQGAGKMSAAAPQQVIQVERGDIVATVAATGTIKPVNMVDISSKITAQIKEVKVKENDQVKAGQVLVILEDSGLQAQVTQAKERLDNAAVKYERIARLTAIGGASKEQLDTARMDYNIAKASYDEVMSKLSEAVIVSPIDGTVIGKPLSAGEMVTQGVNNPTVILTVADMSKMQIEAQVDQTDIGKVALGQKVTFTVDAYPGKEFTGTVATISKKPVVQQNVTYYPVTIDVNNAENLLNPGMVARVSITVSERKGVVTLPLSAIRTDKTGKYVIVIGDNGQTQNVPVTTGSVGDDRVEITSGLKEGDKVVVSLPKTQAQGQTGGGQQGRPSSNPLNMMRRM